The following proteins are co-located in the Xiphophorus hellerii strain 12219 chromosome 2, Xiphophorus_hellerii-4.1, whole genome shotgun sequence genome:
- the dnaja2b gene encoding dnaJ homolog subfamily A member 2b: protein MANVADTRLYDILGVSPSASENELKKAYRKLAKEYHPDKNPDAGDKFKEISFAYEVLTNPEKKELYDRYGEQGLREGGGGGPGMDDIFSHIFGGGLFGFMGGRGSRSNGGKRRGDDMVHPLKVSLEDLYNGKTTKLQLSKNVLCSACNGQGGKAGAVQKCVTCRGRGMKIMIRQLAPGMVQQMQSVCTDCNGEGEVINEKDRCRKCEGQKVCKETKLLEVHVDKGMKHGQKITFSGEADQAPGVEPGDIVLVLQEKDHEEFRRDGSDLHMVQRIGLVEALCGFQITITHLDGRQLLVKYPPGKVIEPGCIRVVKGEGMPQYRNPFEKGDLYIKFDVQFPESNWISPEKLNDLENLLPARADNPDIAADAEEVDLAEFDRSQGSGSGGRREAYNDSSDDEGGHHGPGVQCAHQ, encoded by the exons ATGGCGAACGTTGCGGACACTAGGCTATACGACATCCTCGGAGTTTCACCTTCTGCCTCTGAAAACGAACTAAAAAAG GCTTATCGGAAATTGGCTAAAGAGTATCATCCTGACAAGAATCCTGATGCTGGTGACAAG TTTAAAGAAATAAGTTTTGCTTATGAAGTGTTGACAAACCCTGAGAAGAAGGAGCTTTATGATCGCTATGGAGAACAGGGTCTTCGGGAGGGAGGCGGCGGCGGACCCGGCATGGATGACATCTTCTCCCACATTTTTGGCGGAGGACTTTTCGGGTTCATGGGCGGCCGGGGAAGTCGAAGCAATGGAGGCAAGAGGAGAGGAGATGATATGGTGCATCCTCTGAA AGTCTCTCTCGAAGACCTGTACAATGGAAAAACTACAAAGCTGCAGCTCAGTAAGAATGTGTTATGTAGTGCCTGCAATGG TCAAGGGGGTAAGGCAGGAGCAGTACAGAAGTGTGTGAcatgcagaggaagaggaatgAAAATCATGATCAGACAGCTGGCCCCAGGGATGGTGCAGCAAATGCAGTCTGTCTGCACCGACTGCAACGGAGAGG GCGAGGTGATAAATGAGAAGGACCGCTGCAGAAAGTGCGAGGGTCAGAAGGTTTGCAAGGAGACAAAACTTCTGGAAGTTCATGTGGACAAAGGCATGAAGCACGGCCAGAAGATCACATTCTCTGGGGAAGCTGACCAAGCACCAGGTGTTGAACCAGGAGACATCGTTCTGGTACTTCAAGAGAAAGACCATGAG GAGTTCCGACGTGATGGCAGTGACCTTCACATGGTCCAACGCATTGGCCTTGTCGAAGCTCTGTGTGGCTTCCAGATCACCATCACACACTTGGATGGACGTCAGCTGCTGGTTAAATATCCACCTGGCAAGGTCATTGAGCcag gTTGTATTCGAGTGGTGAAAGGAGAGGGAATGCCTCAGTACAGAAATCCATTTGAAAAAGGAGATCTTTACATCAAGTTTGACGTTCAGTTCCCAGAAAGCAACTGGATCAGCCCTGAAAAACTCAAT GACTTGGAGAACCTTCTTCCAGCCCGAGCTGACAATCCTGACATCGCTGCAGatgctgaagaagttgatcttGCAGAATTTGACAGAAGTCAAGGGTCTGGCAGTGGAGGCAGGAGAGAGGCGTATAATGATAGTTCTGATGATGAAGGTGGCCATCACGGCCCCGGGGTGCAGTGCGCGCACCAGTAG
- the LOC116733120 gene encoding uncharacterized protein LOC116733120, producing the protein MDMQGKWSQSLLEDCNLLLLMHLMELQEDQALALLQVLLHRDSQAAQALREKYEAELQTQRFPNLLHLLMADDPLIPGSMLAKNINNEQVTPESSCTGEVENMYAESVPTTTTDLTNEPSRESVDVPTAGGSAKQEVCSGCGAIMEELPYLEILYVPDAQANAPTPEAGAGREEEINTNLECFDKQGSLIPLAWSKPPEDDADHKAGEGDGEAEKYQDTLSSLGTHGQSTQCEEVVQKRDSKEVDTLAQYDAQFADQQLKKVENPIPDQPSEGEAETEIDPRSLAENLLEVQPRVSRDSFGCIADGASGHTVSTSREMTESELWDIRGSELSDNEEMIHSQESTQIASSLSGRTPMLETDQLERKELMRDQVSAVERERTMRSLVDMQRKFEQKHQRDKERQMFRVQERLSIILNRKAEEDLLGLKHTDRLKHLTEDLPLEDKTQQKTVVKERLEQLRRERSYIMQSKRDRNTTGFKELLAPVALNNNETEDEAI; encoded by the exons ATGGACATGCAGGGAAAATGGTCACAATCTCTGCTGGAGGACTGCAACCTGCTCCTTCTGATgcatctgatggagcttcaGGAGGACCAAGCTTTAGCATTGCTGCAAGTGCTCCTACATCGG GATTCACAGGCAGCCCAAGctctgagagaaaaatatgaagCTGAATTACAAACCCAACGCTTCCCCAACCTGCTCCATCTCCTGATGGCAGATGATCCTCTAATCCCTGGCTCTATGTTggctaaaaacatcaacaatgagcAGGTCACACCTGAATCATCCTGCACAGGAGAAGTTGAAAACATGTATGCAGAATCAGTTCCCACTACAACTACTGACTTAACTAATGAACCCAGCAGGGAAAGTGTAGACGTCCCAACTGCTGGAGGTTCTGCTAAACAGGAAGTCTGCTCAG GTTGTGGGGCGATTATGGAGGAGCTACCCTATTTGGAGATCCTGTATGTGCCTGATGCACAGGCCAATGCTCCAACTCCAGAGGCTGGAGCAGGTAgggaagaagaaataaacacCAACCTTGAGTGTTTTGATAAACAGGGATCCCTGATCCCCCTTGCTTGGAGCAAACCTCCTGAGGATGATGCAGACCATAAGGCAGGGGAGGGAGATGGAGAAGCTGAAAAGTATCAGGACACCCTGAGCAGTCTAGGAACCCACGGCCAGTCCACACAATGTGAAGAGGTGGTTCAGAAGAGAGACAGCAAAGAGGTGGACACTCTGGCTCAGTATGATGCACAGTTTGCAGATCAGCAGTTGAAGAAAGTAGAG AATCCAATCCCAGACCAACCAAGTGAAGGAGAAGCTGAAACTGAAATTGATCCACGCTCACTTgcagaaaacctgctggaggTACAGCCGCGTGTTTCTAGGGATTCCTTCGGCTGTATTGCTGATGGAGCATCTGGTCACACAGTCAGCACCAGCAGAGAGATGACCGAGTCTGAACTCTGGGACATCAGAGGGTCAGAACTCTCTGATAATGAGGAAATGATTCATTCTCAAGAATCAACA CAGATAGCATCCAGTCTCTCTGGAAGAACCCCAATGTTGGAAACGGATCAATTGGAACGGAAAGAGCTGATGAGAGATCAAGTGTCAGCAGTGGAAAGAGAGAGAACTATGCGCAGCTTGGTGGACATGCAAAGAAAGTTTGAACAGAAACACCAAAGAGACAAAGAGAGACAGATGTTTAGG GTTCAGGAGCGTCTCTCCATCATCCTCaacagaaaagcagaagaagactTGCTTGGTCTTAAACACACAGACAGGCTAAAGCATCTCACGGAAGATCTACCGCTG GAGGACAAGACTCAGCAGAAGACTGTTGTTAAAGAGCGACTGGAGCAACTCAGAAGAGAGCGCTCCTATATCATGCAGTCAAAAAGAGACAG GAATACGACGGGATTTAAGGAACTTCTAGCTCCTGTTGCTCTGAACAACAATGAGACGGAAGATGAAGCAATCTGA